In a genomic window of Pseudomonas putida:
- the treZ gene encoding malto-oligosyltrehalose trehalohydrolase produces the protein MPLRTLETWPHGAIMLDAEHTQFALWAPDAFYVSVELENGQSMPLLPQADGWFVINTRCPAGTRYRYNIDGELEVPDPASRAQDGDVHRHSVVVDPHAYRWRHSNWLGRPWNEAVIYELHVGALGGFAAVEQHLAHLVELGITAIELMPVAQFPGERNWGYDGVLPYAPQASYGSPEQLKHLVDTAHGHGLAVILDVVYNHFGPDGNYLHRYARGFFNEDKHTPWGAAIDFSRREVRDFFIDNALMWLLEYRFDGLRLDAVHAIESPDFLQELARRVRQQIDPARHVWLTVENEHNQASLLEQGYDAQWNDDGHNALHVLLTGETDAYYADYAQNPTEQLARCLSQGFVFQGHINRHGRARGEPSGHLPPSAFILFLQNHDQIGNRAFGERLHQLAGREALNAATVLLLLSPMIPLLFMGEEYAAEQPFLFFTSHQGELARLVREGRRNEFAAFSAFADPDQRERIPDPNEPGTFEASIPRLSATDAAATDALYRQLLQIRHRYIIPRLPGAQALDAEVLADRAVSARWLLGDGSQLRIDLNLGDKPVVHSPHTDAQLLFEQPPRSAGQMTTGTLAPCSALVTLKAAPPLPPPDGERQ, from the coding sequence ATGCCGTTACGGACCCTTGAGACCTGGCCCCACGGCGCAATCATGCTGGACGCGGAGCACACGCAATTTGCGTTGTGGGCGCCAGATGCGTTTTACGTCAGTGTCGAACTGGAAAATGGACAGTCCATGCCGTTGTTGCCCCAGGCCGACGGCTGGTTCGTGATCAACACCCGCTGCCCCGCGGGTACGCGTTACCGCTACAACATCGACGGCGAGCTTGAGGTGCCCGACCCGGCCTCCCGCGCCCAGGACGGCGATGTGCACCGGCACAGCGTGGTGGTCGACCCCCACGCTTACCGCTGGCGACACAGCAACTGGCTGGGGCGCCCGTGGAACGAAGCGGTGATCTACGAATTGCATGTCGGTGCGCTCGGTGGTTTTGCCGCCGTCGAGCAACATCTGGCACACCTGGTTGAACTGGGCATCACCGCGATCGAACTGATGCCCGTGGCGCAGTTTCCCGGCGAGCGCAATTGGGGTTACGACGGGGTCTTGCCCTACGCGCCCCAGGCCTCCTACGGTTCGCCCGAACAACTCAAGCACCTGGTCGATACCGCCCATGGTCACGGTCTGGCGGTGATTCTCGACGTGGTCTACAACCACTTCGGTCCGGACGGCAATTACCTGCATCGCTACGCCAGGGGCTTTTTCAATGAGGACAAACACACGCCTTGGGGCGCGGCCATCGACTTCAGCCGTCGCGAGGTGCGGGATTTCTTCATCGATAACGCCTTGATGTGGCTGCTGGAGTACCGCTTCGACGGCCTGCGCCTGGACGCCGTGCATGCCATCGAAAGCCCGGATTTTCTTCAGGAACTGGCCCGACGGGTACGCCAGCAAATCGATCCGGCGCGTCATGTCTGGCTGACAGTGGAAAACGAGCACAACCAGGCCAGCCTGCTGGAGCAAGGCTACGACGCACAGTGGAACGACGACGGCCACAACGCCCTGCATGTGCTGTTGACCGGCGAAACCGATGCCTATTACGCCGATTACGCGCAAAACCCCACCGAACAACTGGCGCGCTGCCTCAGCCAGGGCTTCGTGTTCCAGGGCCACATCAATCGACATGGTCGGGCCCGTGGAGAACCCAGCGGGCACCTGCCTCCCAGCGCCTTCATCCTGTTTTTGCAAAACCATGATCAGATCGGCAACCGCGCCTTCGGCGAGCGCCTGCATCAGCTCGCCGGACGGGAAGCCTTGAACGCTGCCACCGTGCTGTTGCTGCTGTCACCCATGATTCCCCTGCTGTTCATGGGCGAAGAATACGCCGCCGAACAGCCGTTCCTGTTTTTCACCAGTCACCAGGGTGAACTGGCGCGGTTGGTGCGCGAAGGCCGGCGTAATGAATTTGCCGCTTTTAGCGCCTTTGCCGATCCTGATCAACGCGAACGCATCCCCGATCCCAATGAGCCCGGCACCTTCGAGGCGTCCATCCCCAGGCTGAGCGCCACTGACGCTGCGGCCACCGATGCCTTGTATCGACAACTACTGCAAATCCGCCATCGGTACATCATCCCGCGCCTGCCGGGCGCCCAAGCGCTGGATGCCGAGGTATTGGCCGACCGTGCGGTATCGGCGCGCTGGCTGCTGGGAGATGGCAGCCAACTGCGCATCGACCTGAACCTCGGTGACAAGCCGGTGGTCCACAGCCCACACACCGATGCGCAACTATTATTCGAGCAACCTCCACGCAGCGCCGGACAGATGACCACGGGCACGCTCGCTCCCTGCAGCGCACTCGTCACCCTCAAGGCCGCGCCCCCTTTGCCACCCCCCGATGGAGAGCGTCAATGA
- a CDS encoding malto-oligosyltrehalose synthase has product MTQRIPDHPTLRATLRLQFHNGFTLDDAVALVPYFARLGISHVYASPLLSARAGSMHGYDVVDPTTINPELGGEAALRRLVSALRSQHMGLILDIVSNHMAVGGSDNPWWLDLLEWGRLSPYGEFFDIQWHSPDPLMEGQLLLPFLGSDYGIALQDGTLPLRFDARRGAFHVEHYEHHFPICPSHYGELLKVDAGPLNELAERFSTLSYQTDAHGLAVPLKDELRELARDPAIVQAIERHLQSYDSTTPEGFQKLHELLERQSYRLASWRTAADDINWRRFFDINELGGLRVERPTVFEATHAKIFELVADGLIDGLRIDHIDGLADPRGYCRKLRRRVDRLAPGRHLPIYVEKILGEGETLRRDWLVDGTTGYELMNQMSLLQHDPQGEQTLGELWQRYSERPADFRQEAQLARQQILNGSLAGDFESVAQALLQVARDDLMTRDLTLGAIRRALLELIVHFPVYRTYISPLGRSAEDEVMFRQAMDGARQTLGEADWSVLDCLAGWLGGEPWRRRPAGRVRKRLKHACVRFQQLTSPAAAKAVEDTAFYRSAVLLSRNDVGFSTEQFSAPPAMFHAACAQRLADFPDNLLATATHDHKRGEDSRARLAVLSERSRWYAEQVGLWRTLARALRDDDHSPSAGDELILYQALLGSWPLQLHPDDSAALQDYAERVWQWQRKALREAKLQSSWSAPNEAYEQACEAFLKRLLLTPEGELLRSALAKAVQVIAVPGALNGLAQTLLRMTVPGVPDLYQGNDDWDFSLVDPDNRRPVDYASRQQTLQQPPDLPDLLANWRDGRIKQALIARALNLRAEHPELFRRGTYQPLDFTGSQAHRVLGFVREHQGRRVIVIVPIRSASLLENSADPQIDASQWGDTRVHLPFMNAGENLKGLFSGVEVTKNRELMISAALGDFPVNLLIQITDT; this is encoded by the coding sequence ATGACGCAACGGATTCCCGATCACCCAACGCTACGGGCGACCCTGCGCCTGCAATTTCACAATGGCTTTACCCTCGATGACGCCGTGGCGCTGGTGCCGTACTTCGCCCGGCTCGGGATCAGCCATGTGTATGCCTCACCACTGCTGAGCGCCCGCGCCGGGTCCATGCATGGCTATGACGTCGTCGACCCGACCACGATCAACCCGGAACTGGGCGGTGAAGCCGCCCTGCGTCGTCTGGTCAGCGCGCTGCGCAGCCAGCACATGGGGCTGATCCTCGATATCGTCTCCAACCACATGGCCGTCGGCGGCAGCGACAATCCCTGGTGGCTCGACCTGCTGGAATGGGGACGGCTGAGCCCCTACGGCGAGTTCTTCGATATCCAGTGGCATTCGCCCGATCCGCTGATGGAAGGTCAGTTGCTACTGCCTTTCCTGGGCAGCGACTACGGCATTGCCTTGCAGGACGGCACCCTGCCCCTGCGCTTCGATGCACGGCGCGGCGCCTTTCACGTCGAGCACTACGAACACCACTTCCCGATCTGTCCCAGCCATTATGGTGAACTGCTCAAGGTTGATGCCGGGCCGCTCAACGAATTGGCCGAGCGTTTCAGCACCCTGAGCTATCAGACCGACGCCCATGGCCTGGCCGTGCCCCTGAAGGACGAACTGCGCGAGCTGGCCCGTGACCCGGCCATCGTTCAGGCCATCGAGCGGCACCTGCAAAGCTACGACTCGACCACACCTGAAGGCTTCCAAAAGCTGCACGAATTGCTGGAGCGCCAGAGCTATCGCCTGGCCAGCTGGCGCACCGCCGCGGACGACATCAACTGGCGGCGTTTTTTCGATATCAATGAACTGGGCGGGCTGCGGGTCGAGCGCCCGACGGTGTTCGAAGCCACCCACGCGAAAATCTTCGAACTGGTGGCGGACGGCTTGATCGATGGCCTGCGCATCGACCACATCGACGGCCTCGCCGACCCGCGCGGTTATTGCCGCAAGCTCAGGCGGCGCGTGGATCGCCTCGCACCGGGCCGCCACTTGCCGATTTACGTCGAGAAAATCCTCGGCGAGGGCGAAACCCTGCGGCGCGACTGGTTGGTGGACGGCACCACCGGCTATGAACTCATGAATCAGATGTCGCTGCTGCAGCACGATCCCCAGGGCGAGCAGACCCTCGGTGAACTCTGGCAGCGCTACAGCGAACGTCCCGCGGACTTTCGCCAGGAAGCGCAACTGGCCCGGCAGCAGATCCTCAACGGCTCCCTGGCCGGAGACTTCGAAAGCGTCGCCCAGGCCTTGCTGCAAGTGGCCCGGGATGACCTGATGACCCGCGACCTGACCCTCGGCGCGATCCGTCGTGCCTTGCTGGAACTGATCGTGCACTTCCCGGTGTACCGCACCTACATCAGCCCGCTCGGACGTTCGGCCGAGGATGAAGTGATGTTCCGCCAGGCCATGGACGGCGCCCGGCAGACGCTGGGCGAAGCCGACTGGTCGGTGCTCGATTGCCTGGCCGGCTGGCTGGGGGGCGAGCCGTGGCGCAGGCGCCCGGCGGGACGGGTGCGCAAGCGGCTCAAGCATGCCTGCGTGCGCTTTCAGCAACTGACATCACCGGCAGCGGCCAAGGCCGTTGAAGACACCGCGTTCTATCGCTCGGCGGTGCTGCTGTCGCGCAACGACGTGGGCTTCAGCACCGAACAATTCAGCGCCCCGCCGGCGATGTTTCATGCCGCCTGCGCCCAACGCCTGGCGGATTTCCCCGACAACCTGCTGGCCACCGCGACCCACGACCACAAGCGCGGCGAGGACAGCCGCGCGCGCCTGGCGGTGTTGAGCGAACGCAGCCGCTGGTACGCCGAGCAGGTCGGACTCTGGCGTACTCTCGCACGAGCGTTGCGCGACGATGATCATTCGCCGTCTGCCGGCGACGAGCTGATTCTTTATCAGGCACTGCTCGGCAGCTGGCCCCTCCAATTGCACCCCGATGATTCGGCGGCCCTGCAGGATTACGCCGAACGCGTCTGGCAATGGCAGCGCAAGGCCCTGCGCGAAGCCAAGCTGCAAAGCAGCTGGAGCGCGCCGAACGAGGCCTATGAACAAGCCTGCGAAGCCTTCCTCAAGCGCCTGCTGCTGACGCCTGAAGGCGAACTGCTGCGCTCGGCCCTGGCCAAGGCGGTTCAGGTTATTGCCGTGCCCGGTGCGCTCAATGGATTGGCGCAAACCTTGCTGCGCATGACGGTGCCAGGGGTGCCGGACCTGTATCAGGGCAATGACGACTGGGACTTTTCCCTCGTCGACCCGGACAACCGTCGACCCGTGGATTACGCCAGCCGGCAACAGACGTTGCAGCAACCACCGGATCTGCCCGATCTGCTGGCGAACTGGCGTGACGGGCGCATCAAGCAAGCCTTGATTGCCCGCGCGTTGAACCTGCGGGCCGAGCACCCGGAGCTGTTTCGACGGGGGACTTACCAACCCCTGGACTTCACCGGCAGCCAGGCACATCGGGTACTGGGATTTGTTCGAGAACATCAGGGCAGGAGGGTAATCGTGATCGTGCCGATTCGCAGTGCCTCGCTGCTGGAAAACAGTGCCGATCCGCAGATCGATGCTTCGCAGTGGGGCGATACGCGGGTTCATTTACCGTTCATGAACGCCGGGGAAAATCTCAAGGGACTTTTTTCCGGCGTCGAAGTCACAAAAAACAGGGAGCTGATGATCAGCGCCGCGCTGGGGGACTTCCCGGTCAATCTCTTAATCCAAATTACCGACACTTGA
- the glgX gene encoding glycogen debranching protein GlgX produces the protein MTRPKKESPAPQEPSRIREGLPFPLGATWDGLGVNFALFSANATRVELCIFDDSGEVEVERIELPEYTDEIYHGYLPDAHPGLIYGYRVYGPYDPANGHRFNHHKLLIDPYAKQLVGKLKWSEALFGYTIGHPDADLSFDERDSAPFVPKCKVIDPAHTWGHDHRVSVPWDKTIIYETHVRGITMRHPTVPENVRGTFAGLMVDDVLEHIRKLGVSTVELLPIHAFVNDQHLLHKGMTNYWGYNSIAFFAPDPRYLASGKIAEFKEMVAHLHEANLEVILDVVYNHTAEGNEQGPTLSMRGIDNASYYRLMPDDKRFYINDSGTGNTLDLSHPCVLQMVTDSLRYWASEMHVDGFRFDLATILGRYHDGFDERHSFLVACRQDPVLRQVKLIAEPWDCGPGGYQVGRFPPGWVEWNDKFRDTVRAFWKGDDGQLADFASRMTASGEMFNQRGRRPYSSVNFVTAHDGFTLNDLVSYNDKHNEANDENNQDGSNNNLSWNHGVEGPTDDPEINALRHRQMRNFFATLLLAQGTPMLVAGDEFARTQDGNNNAYCQDSEIGWVNWDLSEDGKALLKFVKRLIKLRLTYPILRRGRFLVGNYNDDIGVKDVTWLAADGSEMTTEHWHDAHNRCMGMLLDGRAQETGIRRKGADATLLLVVNAHHDIVNFVLPQVPDGGFWTCMIDTNQPSIRGQERFEFGHEYSVTGRSLLLFELQHEEEE, from the coding sequence ATGACCCGCCCAAAGAAAGAATCGCCAGCCCCACAAGAGCCCTCGCGCATTCGTGAAGGCCTGCCCTTTCCGCTGGGCGCGACCTGGGACGGTCTGGGGGTCAACTTCGCCCTGTTTTCCGCCAACGCCACCCGGGTCGAACTGTGCATTTTCGACGATAGCGGCGAAGTCGAAGTCGAACGCATCGAGCTGCCTGAATACACCGACGAGATCTACCACGGCTACCTGCCGGACGCCCATCCGGGACTGATCTACGGCTATCGGGTCTACGGGCCTTACGATCCGGCCAACGGGCATCGCTTCAACCACCACAAACTGCTGATCGATCCCTACGCCAAGCAACTGGTGGGCAAGTTGAAGTGGTCCGAAGCGCTGTTCGGCTACACCATCGGCCACCCGGACGCCGACCTCAGTTTCGATGAACGCGACAGCGCGCCCTTCGTGCCCAAGTGCAAAGTGATCGACCCGGCGCACACCTGGGGTCACGACCATCGCGTCAGCGTGCCCTGGGACAAGACCATCATTTATGAAACCCATGTGCGCGGCATCACCATGCGCCACCCCACAGTGCCCGAGAATGTGCGTGGCACCTTCGCCGGGTTGATGGTCGACGACGTGCTGGAGCACATCCGCAAACTCGGGGTGTCCACCGTCGAGTTGCTGCCCATCCATGCCTTCGTCAACGACCAGCACCTGCTGCACAAGGGCATGACCAATTACTGGGGCTATAACAGCATCGCCTTCTTCGCCCCCGACCCGCGCTACCTGGCCAGCGGCAAGATCGCCGAGTTCAAGGAGATGGTCGCGCACCTGCACGAAGCCAATCTGGAAGTGATCCTCGACGTGGTCTACAACCACACAGCCGAGGGCAATGAACAGGGGCCGACCCTGTCCATGCGCGGCATCGACAATGCCTCGTACTACCGCCTGATGCCGGACGACAAGCGCTTCTACATCAACGATTCCGGCACCGGCAATACCCTGGACCTGAGCCACCCGTGCGTGCTGCAAATGGTCACCGACTCCCTGCGCTACTGGGCTTCGGAAATGCACGTGGACGGCTTCCGCTTCGACCTGGCGACCATTCTGGGGCGTTATCACGATGGTTTCGATGAACGTCACAGTTTCCTCGTCGCCTGCCGGCAAGATCCGGTGCTGCGTCAGGTCAAGCTGATTGCCGAACCCTGGGACTGTGGCCCCGGCGGCTATCAGGTCGGCCGGTTTCCTCCGGGCTGGGTGGAATGGAACGACAAGTTCCGCGATACCGTGCGCGCCTTCTGGAAAGGCGACGACGGCCAGCTGGCGGACTTCGCCAGCCGCATGACCGCCTCGGGTGAGATGTTCAATCAACGGGGTCGGCGCCCCTACTCATCGGTGAACTTCGTCACCGCCCATGACGGTTTCACCCTCAACGATCTGGTGTCGTACAACGACAAGCACAACGAGGCCAACGACGAGAACAATCAGGACGGCAGCAACAACAATCTGTCCTGGAACCACGGCGTCGAAGGCCCCACCGACGATCCTGAAATCAACGCCCTGCGCCACCGCCAGATGCGCAACTTCTTTGCCACCCTGCTGCTGGCCCAGGGCACGCCGATGCTGGTGGCCGGCGATGAATTCGCCCGCACCCAGGACGGCAACAACAACGCCTATTGCCAGGACAGCGAGATCGGCTGGGTCAATTGGGATCTGAGCGAAGACGGCAAGGCGCTGCTCAAGTTCGTCAAACGCCTGATCAAGCTGCGCCTGACCTACCCGATCCTGCGCCGTGGGCGCTTCCTGGTGGGCAATTACAACGACGACATCGGCGTCAAGGACGTGACCTGGCTGGCAGCCGATGGCAGCGAGATGACCACCGAGCATTGGCACGATGCGCACAATCGCTGCATGGGCATGCTGCTGGACGGTCGCGCTCAGGAAACCGGCATCCGCCGCAAAGGCGCGGACGCCACCCTGTTACTGGTGGTCAACGCACACCACGACATCGTCAACTTCGTGCTGCCACAAGTGCCCGACGGCGGATTCTGGACCTGCATGATCGACACCAACCAACCGTCGATTCGCGGCCAGGAACGCTTCGAGTTCGGTCATGAATACTCGGTCACCGGTCGCTCGTTGCTGCTGTTCGAATTGCAGCACGAAGAGGAGGAATGA
- a CDS encoding DUF2934 domain-containing protein, with protein sequence MSTDDKRIREFAYQIWESEGKPEGQESRHWEMAVKLAEAEALAPKKSTKAASGKTATSKPAAAKTLNGKAGEATTKAKAKPAAAAKVIPPGEKAAEKKPRASRKPPAV encoded by the coding sequence ATGAGTACCGACGATAAACGTATCCGCGAGTTTGCCTATCAGATCTGGGAGTCCGAGGGTAAGCCTGAAGGCCAGGAATCGAGGCATTGGGAGATGGCGGTCAAATTGGCGGAAGCCGAAGCACTGGCGCCGAAAAAATCGACCAAGGCCGCGAGCGGCAAAACGGCGACCAGCAAACCCGCCGCCGCCAAAACCCTCAATGGCAAGGCCGGCGAAGCCACCACCAAGGCCAAGGCGAAACCTGCCGCGGCCGCCAAAGTGATTCCACCGGGTGAAAAAGCCGCCGAGAAAAAGCCTCGCGCCTCGCGAAAGCCGCCGGCGGTCTGA
- the malQ gene encoding 4-alpha-glucanotransferase, translating to MSDAQLEILASRAGLAVDWIDANGRAQKVAPSVLRNVLTGLGHPAGSAQEIDASLLELQQVQQARTLPPLITADVGIGLNLAPYFEPLTPCEIHLEDGSTLSLKLDAEAMLPGLIPVGYQHVSIDGQTFTLAVAPERCYSVGDAVQTPIPRVWGLSAQLYSLRRAGDGGFGDTLALEELARAAGERGAEALAISPLHAMFSSDTGRYSPYSPSSRLFLNSLYCAPGAILGERAMRAAIDATGLEDELQKLEDNALINWPAAATAKHRLLEALYEGFVQGEHPLHEDFSSFRHAGGEALENHCRFEAIQEHRAAKGESLDWRQWPEQWRDPRSAALAEFAEENAGRIGYFAFCQWLIDRSLARAQTAARSSGMSIGLIADLAVGADGGGSQAWSRQDELLASLTVGAPPDILNRNGQGWGISAFSPEGLVRNGFRAFIEMLRANFAHAGGLRIDHVMGLQRLWVIPNGASPVDGAYLYYPVDDLLRLLTLESHRHQAIVLGEDLGTVPDGLREKLIARAMLGMRVLLFEQDNTHFKPILDWPDNALATTSTHDLPTLNGWWHGRDIDWNARLSLIDANTEIEWRQHREREREGLRRALSQDPQNFREESHETDQVLDASVRFLGHTRAPLVLLPLEDALGVEQQANLPGTIDTHPNWSRRLAGNSEILLDNPDAARRLELLAVARLQAAERDS from the coding sequence ATGAGCGATGCGCAGCTTGAAATACTGGCGAGCCGGGCGGGCCTGGCGGTCGACTGGATCGACGCCAACGGTCGTGCACAAAAGGTCGCCCCCTCGGTTTTGCGCAATGTCCTGACCGGGCTTGGCCATCCGGCCGGCAGTGCCCAGGAAATCGACGCCAGCCTCCTGGAGTTGCAGCAAGTGCAGCAAGCCCGGACCCTGCCGCCGCTGATCACCGCCGACGTCGGTATCGGCCTCAATCTGGCGCCCTATTTCGAGCCACTGACCCCCTGCGAGATTCACCTCGAAGACGGATCGACCCTGAGTCTGAAGCTGGACGCCGAGGCCATGTTGCCGGGACTGATCCCGGTGGGCTATCAGCACGTCAGCATCGACGGCCAAACCTTCACCCTCGCCGTGGCGCCCGAGCGCTGTTACAGCGTGGGCGATGCCGTGCAAACCCCGATCCCGCGGGTCTGGGGCCTGAGTGCGCAACTGTATTCCCTGCGTCGTGCTGGCGATGGCGGGTTCGGCGATACCCTGGCGCTGGAAGAGCTGGCCCGGGCGGCCGGCGAGCGCGGTGCCGAAGCACTGGCGATCAGTCCGCTGCATGCCATGTTCTCAAGCGACACCGGACGCTACAGCCCCTACTCGCCCTCCAGCCGCCTGTTCCTCAACAGCCTGTACTGTGCCCCCGGTGCGATCCTTGGCGAGCGAGCGATGCGCGCGGCCATCGACGCCACAGGCCTTGAGGATGAACTGCAAAAGCTCGAAGACAACGCCTTGATCAACTGGCCAGCCGCCGCCACCGCCAAGCATCGACTGTTGGAGGCTCTGTACGAAGGCTTCGTGCAGGGTGAGCACCCTTTGCACGAAGATTTCAGCAGCTTTCGCCATGCCGGCGGCGAAGCCCTGGAAAACCATTGCCGCTTCGAAGCCATCCAGGAACACCGTGCGGCCAAAGGCGAAAGCCTCGACTGGCGGCAGTGGCCCGAACAATGGCGCGATCCGCGCAGCGCCGCCCTGGCCGAGTTCGCCGAAGAGAACGCCGGGCGCATCGGTTACTTCGCCTTCTGCCAGTGGCTGATCGACCGCAGCCTTGCCCGCGCCCAGACAGCTGCCCGCAGCAGCGGCATGAGCATCGGCCTGATAGCCGACCTCGCCGTCGGCGCCGACGGTGGCGGCAGCCAGGCCTGGAGCCGGCAGGATGAACTGCTCGCGTCACTCACCGTCGGCGCACCACCGGACATCCTCAATCGCAACGGCCAGGGCTGGGGGATCTCCGCGTTTTCCCCGGAAGGCCTGGTGCGCAACGGCTTTCGTGCCTTCATCGAAATGCTGCGCGCCAACTTCGCCCATGCCGGCGGCCTGCGCATCGACCATGTCATGGGCCTGCAACGGTTGTGGGTGATCCCCAACGGCGCGTCGCCAGTCGATGGCGCCTATCTGTATTACCCGGTGGACGACCTGCTGCGCCTGCTGACCCTGGAATCCCATCGCCATCAGGCCATTGTCCTGGGCGAAGACCTCGGCACCGTACCGGACGGCCTGCGGGAGAAGCTCATTGCCCGCGCGATGCTGGGCATGCGCGTGTTGCTGTTCGAGCAGGACAACACCCATTTCAAGCCCATCCTCGACTGGCCGGACAACGCCCTGGCCACCACCAGCACCCACGATCTGCCGACTCTCAATGGCTGGTGGCATGGTCGGGACATCGACTGGAACGCCCGTCTGAGTCTCATCGACGCCAATACTGAAATCGAGTGGCGCCAGCATCGTGAGCGGGAGCGCGAAGGCCTGCGCAGGGCCCTGAGCCAGGACCCGCAGAACTTTCGCGAGGAATCCCATGAGACCGATCAAGTGCTCGATGCCAGCGTGCGCTTCCTCGGCCATACCCGCGCGCCGCTGGTATTGCTGCCGCTGGAAGATGCCCTGGGCGTCGAACAGCAGGCCAACCTGCCCGGCACCATCGACACCCACCCCAACTGGTCACGACGCCTGGCCGGCAACAGCGAAATCCTGCTGGACAACCCGGACGCGGCGCGGCGCCTGGAACTGCTTGCCGTCGCGCGACTGCAAGCGGCCGAGCGTGATTCATGA
- the glgA gene encoding glycogen synthase GlgA, which translates to MISAALDVQGERAHQHVGESSVLIAPTAKSISVPGARALTPAASQNPNRKKVLFVTSEIADLVKTGGLGDVSAALPRAMTHLHDVRVLIPGYPQVMHSENPIHIIGELGGHAALPPCKIGRMDMPDGLVIYVLICPELYEREGSPYGANNGRDWPDNHIRFARLGLAAADIAANLAQIHWCPDLVHAHDWPAGLAPAYMHWRGQRTPTLFTIHNLAYQGVTSLGSCPELGIPQHALQQEGMEFYGKMSFLKAGMAYSSHITTVSATYAQEITTPAFGCGLDGFLAAKTQQGQLSGIPNGIDESWDSATDTHLFRPFPIGDWEGKAVNAAHVRKLFGLEDSEGPLFAVVSRLVYQKGLDLTEAVSGYIVKNGGQIAIIGRGEPEEEQAMRELALRFPGQIGVRIGFNETDARRMFAGSDFLLMPSRYEPCGLSQMYAQRFGSLPVARNTGGLADTIDNGVTGFLFDESTVESYEEALSRAFKVFAFPELLNAMRCRAMTQPFNWCQAVEPYAELYEQLVARALGKSHKQ; encoded by the coding sequence ATGATCAGTGCGGCATTGGATGTACAGGGAGAACGTGCTCACCAGCATGTCGGCGAATCGAGCGTCCTGATTGCTCCCACTGCTAAATCGATCAGCGTTCCCGGCGCGAGGGCGCTGACACCTGCGGCCAGTCAGAATCCGAACCGGAAGAAAGTGTTGTTCGTCACCTCGGAGATTGCCGATCTGGTCAAGACCGGCGGCCTGGGTGACGTGTCTGCCGCCCTGCCCCGGGCCATGACCCACCTGCACGACGTGCGCGTGTTGATCCCCGGTTACCCGCAAGTGATGCACAGCGAAAATCCGATTCATATCATCGGCGAACTGGGTGGGCATGCGGCGCTGCCACCCTGCAAGATCGGGCGCATGGACATGCCCGATGGCCTGGTGATCTACGTGTTGATCTGCCCCGAGCTCTACGAACGTGAAGGCTCGCCCTACGGCGCCAACAATGGCCGCGACTGGCCGGACAACCACATCCGTTTCGCTCGCCTGGGCCTGGCCGCCGCCGACATCGCCGCCAACCTGGCGCAAATCCACTGGTGCCCGGACCTGGTGCACGCCCATGACTGGCCCGCCGGCCTGGCGCCTGCGTACATGCACTGGCGCGGGCAGCGCACGCCGACCCTGTTCACCATCCATAACCTGGCCTACCAGGGCGTGACCAGCCTGGGCTCGTGCCCTGAACTGGGCATTCCCCAGCACGCCCTGCAGCAGGAAGGCATGGAGTTCTACGGCAAGATGTCGTTCCTCAAGGCCGGCATGGCCTATTCGAGCCACATCACCACGGTGAGTGCCACCTACGCCCAGGAAATCACCACCCCGGCCTTCGGTTGCGGCCTCGACGGTTTCCTCGCCGCCAAGACCCAGCAAGGCCAACTCAGCGGCATTCCCAACGGCATCGACGAAAGCTGGGATTCGGCCACCGATACGCACCTGTTCCGCCCATTCCCTATCGGCGATTGGGAAGGCAAGGCGGTCAACGCTGCCCACGTGCGCAAACTGTTTGGTCTGGAAGACTCCGAAGGCCCGCTGTTCGCCGTGGTCTCGCGACTGGTCTACCAGAAAGGCCTGGACCTGACCGAAGCGGTCTCCGGCTACATCGTCAAGAATGGCGGGCAAATCGCGATCATCGGTCGCGGCGAGCCGGAAGAGGAACAGGCCATGCGCGAACTGGCCCTGCGTTTTCCCGGGCAGATCGGGGTGCGCATCGGCTTTAATGAAACCGACGCCCGGCGCATGTTTGCCGGCAGCGACTTCCTGCTGATGCCGTCGCGCTATGAACCCTGCGGCCTGAGCCAGATGTATGCCCAGCGTTTCGGTTCCCTGCCGGTGGCGCGCAATACCGGTGGCCTGGCCGACACCATCGACAATGGCGTGACCGGCTTCCTGTTCGACGAATCGACGGTGGAGAGCTACGAGGAAGCCCTGAGCCGTGCCTTCAAGGTGTTCGCCTTCCCCGAGCTGCTCAACGCCATGCGCTGCCGGGCCATGACGCAACCTTTCAACTGGTGCCAGGCCGTCGAACCCTACGCCGAACTCTATGAACAGCTCGTCGCCCGGGCACTGGGGAAATCGCACAAACAGTAA